A genomic window from Tolypothrix sp. PCC 7910 includes:
- a CDS encoding GUN4 domain-containing protein — MIDNIVSNLLTTTTNIITKALNEIVSGYGTSAFVPSLVKNDMRYIEAIIKSQAISENNLDELTIKLRADFSQQLLKLLGEWQANQVQHQLKHIRNFFETRNLSTIFSQEETYKILGDKQTKHRLVVLLAPPNISPHCPSSFQHDLLIELPEKLKSFLHKDYPLNSDLYPVEFYGDYFLRAISDSELLQLQQILAPIPTVVLHSKITDYEVYFDVNFWYSSNSKIAKIHLPAWNWEEAYEALQASDYNNTRAIRTIRQIIVTLHQLLAAFITDWYYLNLSPIYEPQLFYIEPKLALAQCSSEILQPYIDALRDMCLQHQQAFQEAINDLMNEKIFKNHNLIIGIQEPMLKPEYFIQTQGEGQIDNKTSIIDYSKLQNYLLDKNWREADRETTEIILSIICQETQDLDWEQVMMNQIFLSKELIHNFPCEDLRIIDRLWLNHSNLHFGFSIQTCIWQKVSPHYENFDLNCKSFTKDVAWVVNGSWLIEEQIIYGLHAPLGHLPFDFTRLFIPKDLKNLNHWGYWYELYYRLQHCAL; from the coding sequence GTGATTGATAATATTGTCTCAAATTTGCTCACAACTACTACTAATATTATCACCAAAGCACTAAATGAAATAGTTAGCGGTTATGGTACTTCAGCTTTCGTACCATCTTTAGTTAAGAATGACATGCGCTACATAGAAGCAATCATAAAATCTCAAGCAATAAGTGAAAATAACCTTGATGAGTTGACAATAAAGTTGCGTGCAGATTTTAGTCAACAACTTCTGAAACTCTTAGGTGAATGGCAAGCTAATCAGGTTCAGCATCAATTAAAACATATCCGCAATTTCTTTGAAACCAGAAACTTATCTACTATTTTTAGCCAAGAAGAAACTTATAAGATTTTGGGTGATAAGCAAACAAAACATCGTTTAGTTGTCTTATTAGCTCCACCAAATATTAGCCCTCATTGTCCATCTTCTTTTCAACACGATTTACTAATAGAACTTCCAGAAAAATTAAAATCATTTTTGCATAAAGATTATCCTCTAAATAGCGACTTATACCCAGTCGAATTTTATGGTGATTATTTTCTGCGTGCTATTAGTGATTCAGAGCTTCTCCAACTACAGCAAATTTTGGCTCCTATCCCTACAGTGGTACTGCACAGCAAAATCACTGATTATGAAGTTTATTTCGATGTTAATTTTTGGTATTCCAGTAATAGTAAGATAGCCAAAATTCATCTACCTGCTTGGAACTGGGAAGAAGCTTATGAAGCCTTACAAGCGTCTGATTACAACAATACGCGAGCTATTCGCACTATTAGGCAAATCATAGTAACACTTCACCAACTGCTAGCCGCATTTATCACAGATTGGTACTACTTAAATCTCAGTCCTATATACGAACCACAACTATTTTATATAGAACCAAAGTTAGCTTTAGCACAATGCTCATCAGAGATACTCCAACCTTATATTGATGCACTCAGAGATATGTGTCTACAGCACCAGCAAGCATTTCAGGAGGCTATAAATGATTTAATGAATGAAAAAATTTTCAAAAATCATAATCTAATAATTGGAATTCAGGAGCCTATGCTGAAGCCTGAATATTTTATCCAAACCCAAGGAGAAGGTCAAATCGATAATAAAACATCGATTATTGATTACTCCAAATTACAGAATTATTTATTAGATAAAAACTGGCGAGAAGCTGACAGAGAAACTACAGAAATTATACTAAGTATAATATGCCAAGAAACACAAGACTTGGATTGGGAACAAGTAATGATGAATCAGATATTCTTATCTAAAGAATTGATTCATAATTTTCCTTGCGAGGATCTTCGCATCATTGATAGGCTTTGGTTAAATCATAGTAATTTACATTTTGGCTTTAGTATTCAAACTTGTATTTGGCAAAAAGTGAGTCCACACTACGAAAATTTTGATTTGAACTGCAAGAGTTTTACTAAAGATGTCGCTTGGGTTGTAAATGGTAGTTGGCTTATCGAAGAGCAAATAATTTATGGGCTTCATGCTCCTTTAGGACATCTACCCTTTGATTTCACAAGGTTATTTATCCCAAAAGATTTGAAAAACCTCAACCATTGGGGCTACTGGTATGAACTGTACTATCGTCTCCAACATTGTGCTCTATAA
- a CDS encoding patatin-like phospholipase family protein — MDTVRILSIDGGGIRGIIPLKVLEYIEEVTGQQIHQLFDVVGGTSTGGIIALGLNSKLPGTNEIYTAKQLLDFYTSPEDIKQIFQVENSTLVDKILNFVRRILHILPEDHGPGFLAAEYSSQSINNFLQSKFGQHTKLSQLPTECDVSVFSYDIENASPYYFNNHQALQNCEDDYYVWQAARATSAAPTYFSAEEVDNLKQQRRVLVDGGVFINNPTLEMLIRAKELYPNAKKYLLVSLGTGEFTQKYTNLNNAGVVNWLWLGAPLVNISMTGVSMALDQQLQKLKKEISGLDYQRYQQPLTENIGLDDAKPETISLLQKLGAELVEQNQKQLKNLCKELSLPLKIKEHHYA; from the coding sequence ATGGATACAGTTCGGATTTTATCAATTGATGGTGGTGGTATTCGAGGCATTATTCCATTGAAAGTACTTGAATACATCGAAGAAGTTACAGGTCAGCAGATTCATCAGCTATTTGATGTAGTAGGAGGAACATCAACTGGAGGTATTATTGCATTGGGATTGAACTCTAAATTACCTGGTACAAATGAGATATATACTGCCAAACAATTATTAGATTTCTATACCTCTCCAGAAGATATAAAACAAATATTTCAGGTAGAAAATAGCACTCTTGTTGATAAAATCCTGAATTTTGTGAGACGAATACTCCATATCCTACCAGAAGATCATGGCCCAGGATTTCTCGCTGCTGAATATTCTAGTCAATCAATTAATAATTTTCTGCAATCTAAGTTTGGTCAACATACTAAACTATCACAATTACCGACGGAATGTGATGTAAGTGTCTTTAGTTACGATATTGAAAATGCTTCTCCTTACTACTTTAATAATCATCAGGCTCTACAAAACTGTGAGGATGATTATTATGTCTGGCAAGCTGCACGAGCAACATCAGCAGCACCAACTTATTTCTCGGCAGAAGAAGTAGATAATTTAAAGCAACAGCGCAGGGTTCTTGTAGATGGTGGAGTATTTATAAATAATCCAACATTAGAGATGTTGATTCGAGCTAAAGAGCTATATCCTAACGCCAAAAAATATCTATTAGTATCTTTAGGAACTGGCGAATTTACACAAAAATATACAAATTTAAATAATGCAGGTGTTGTTAACTGGTTATGGCTTGGCGCTCCTCTAGTTAATATTTCTATGACTGGTGTTTCTATGGCTCTTGATCAGCAATTGCAAAAACTCAAAAAAGAGATTTCTGGCTTAGATTATCAACGCTATCAGCAACCTTTAACGGAAAATATTGGACTTGACGATGCCAAACCAGAAACTATTTCACTATTACAAAAGTTAGGAGCAGAGCTAGTTGAGCAAAATCAAAAACAACTGAAAAATCTTTGTAAAGAATTGAGTTTGCCGTTAAAAATCAAAGAACATCACTATGCTTGA
- a CDS encoding type II toxin-antitoxin system HicA family toxin — protein MKYREAARKLEALGCKELPRRGGGSHRKWFNPDTQQVTVLPDWGSRDLKLGTLRAAIRQLGVDWEVFNNT, from the coding sequence ATGAAATATCGTGAGGCGGCTCGAAAATTAGAAGCACTGGGTTGTAAAGAATTACCTCGACGAGGTGGAGGTTCTCATCGCAAGTGGTTTAATCCCGACACACAGCAAGTCACCGTATTACCAGATTGGGGAAGTCGGGATCTCAAACTCGGAACACTTCGGGCTGCAATTCGCCAGCTAGGTGTTGACTGGGAGGTTTTCAACAATACATAG
- a CDS encoding PIN-like domain-containing protein codes for MTKENYDIFISNLVYPDAEAIFQFHLKSLDEIKDDCYVVVDTNALLVPYTVNPKSLQEIRNTYSQLVKSKRIVIPGQVAREFARNRANKVSELYQQLSRKRDAQGLPKLEPYPLLESMSEFKEALEISSKIDAQTKEYRKKLGEVLNRIKDWIWNDPVSSLYRDLFSVDVVFDLSIDEKLKKEIEHDLENRSIHSIAPGYKDTSKSDKGIGVSNSHQA; via the coding sequence ATGACTAAAGAGAACTACGATATTTTTATTTCAAATTTGGTATATCCAGATGCTGAAGCAATCTTTCAGTTTCATCTGAAGTCACTGGATGAAATTAAAGATGATTGTTATGTTGTTGTAGATACGAATGCCTTACTAGTTCCATATACAGTCAATCCTAAAAGCCTTCAAGAAATTCGTAATACATATTCACAATTAGTAAAATCTAAGCGTATTGTTATTCCTGGGCAAGTTGCCCGTGAGTTTGCAAGAAATAGAGCTAATAAAGTTTCTGAGCTTTATCAACAACTTTCAAGAAAAAGAGATGCTCAAGGATTACCTAAATTGGAGCCTTATCCATTACTAGAGTCTATGAGCGAATTCAAAGAAGCGTTAGAGATATCATCCAAAATTGACGCACAAACTAAGGAATATAGAAAGAAGCTGGGAGAAGTTCTGAATAGGATAAAAGACTGGATATGGAACGATCCTGTTAGCTCTCTTTATAGAGATTTGTTCTCAGTAGATGTAGTTTTTGATTTATCAATCGATGAGAAATTAAAGAAAGAAATAGAGCATGATTTAGAAAATCGTTCTATACACAGTATTGCGCCAGGTTATAAAGATACTTCAAAATCTGATAAGGGCATAGGCGTTTCTAATTCACATCAGGCGTAA
- the mfd gene encoding transcription-repair coupling factor yields the protein MAFSSIVRALVRSPLTSELVSKLNRQQDLRLNGIPRLPKGLVASALAQNSEKNLFVVCATLEEAGRAYAQLEAMGWKNVYFYPTSEASPYEPFDPETEMTWGQMQVLADLVKSQESKVNSQQSTVNGQQSKIAIVATTGALQPHLPPPEAFIPYCLTLKKGMEFGLNTFSTKLATLGYERVPLVETEGQWSRRGDIVDIFPVASELPVRLEWFGDEIEQIREFDPSTQRSALDKIDHIVLTPTSFAPIVTDELKNRADFVAITAELDSDSALLEGSRRFLGLAFEHPASLLDYLSENTLVAIDEPEQCHAHSDRWVENAEEQWSLGTGEIGLGSLQLPKIHRSFDDCLATAEKFKRVYLSELAEENTGINLASRPVPVTPHQFAKLADTLRQERDRNFSTWLISAQPSRSVSLLQEHDCPAQFIPNPRDYLAIEKLQINHIPVALKYSGLAELEGFILPTFRLVIVTDREFYGQHSLATPSYIRKRRQAASKQVDPNKLRPGDYVVHRSHGIGKFVKLESLTINDETRDYIVVQYADGLLRVAADQVGSLSRFRTTADKAPELHKMTGKAWENTKNKVRKAIKKLAVDLLKLYAARSQQQGFSYPQDMPWQEEMEDSFPYQPTTDQLKAVQDVKRDMESDRPMDRLVCGDVGFGKTEVAIRAIFKAVTAGKQVALLAPTTILTQQHYHTLKERFAPYPVNVGLLNRFRTAEERREIQKRLSTGELDVVVGTHQLLGKGVSFRDLGLLVVDEEQRFGVNQKEKIKSLKTQVDVLTLSATPIPRTLYMSLSGIREMSLITTPPPSRRPIQTHLAQMNYETIRTAIRQELDRGGQVFYVVPRVEGIEETTAKLREIIPSARFAVAHGQMDEGQLESTMLTFNNGDAEILVCTTIIESGLDIPRVNTILIEDAHRFGLSQLYQLRGRVGRAGIQAHAWLFYPQQRTLSEAARQRLRAIQEFTQLGSGYQLAMRDMEIRGVGNLLGAEQSGQMDAIGFDLYMEMLEESIREIRGQEIPKVDDTQIDLNLTAFIPADYIPDLDQKMSAYRAVAAAKSREELNQIQAEWSDRYGTIPAPASQLLRVMELKQLAKKLGFSRIKPENKQHIILETPMEEPAWNLLAANLPESLKTRFVYSPGKVTVRGLAVLKADKQLQSLLDAMSKMQGAIPEAAIA from the coding sequence ATGGCATTTTCTTCTATTGTGCGTGCTTTAGTGCGATCGCCACTAACCTCCGAGCTAGTTTCTAAACTCAATCGTCAACAGGATTTGCGGTTAAATGGTATTCCCCGCCTTCCTAAGGGTTTAGTGGCTTCAGCATTGGCGCAAAATTCTGAAAAGAATTTATTTGTGGTCTGTGCCACGTTGGAGGAAGCTGGACGCGCTTATGCACAATTAGAAGCGATGGGATGGAAAAATGTCTATTTTTATCCCACCTCCGAAGCTTCACCCTATGAGCCTTTTGACCCTGAAACGGAAATGACTTGGGGACAAATGCAGGTGTTGGCTGATTTGGTGAAGAGTCAAGAGTCCAAAGTCAACAGTCAACAGTCAACAGTCAACGGTCAACAGTCAAAAATCGCCATTGTAGCTACAACTGGGGCGCTACAACCTCATCTACCACCACCAGAGGCTTTTATCCCTTATTGCTTGACTTTAAAAAAGGGGATGGAATTTGGCTTAAATACCTTTAGTACCAAACTCGCTACTTTAGGTTATGAACGAGTACCCTTGGTAGAAACAGAAGGGCAATGGAGTCGGCGTGGTGATATTGTTGATATCTTTCCGGTAGCGTCAGAGTTACCAGTGCGGCTGGAATGGTTTGGTGACGAAATCGAGCAAATCCGGGAATTCGATCCCTCAACTCAACGATCTGCCCTTGACAAAATTGACCACATTGTCCTTACTCCTACCAGCTTTGCGCCAATTGTCACAGATGAACTAAAAAATCGTGCTGATTTCGTAGCAATAACTGCTGAATTAGATTCAGACTCAGCACTCTTAGAAGGAAGCCGTCGCTTTTTAGGGTTAGCTTTTGAGCACCCAGCATCTTTATTAGACTATTTAAGCGAAAATACTCTAGTTGCCATTGATGAGCCAGAACAATGTCATGCTCATAGCGATCGCTGGGTAGAAAATGCTGAGGAACAATGGTCGCTGGGAACTGGGGAAATTGGGCTAGGTTCTTTACAGTTGCCAAAAATCCATCGGTCTTTTGACGACTGTTTGGCAACAGCAGAGAAGTTTAAACGAGTGTATTTATCGGAACTAGCAGAAGAAAATACTGGCATTAATCTCGCCAGTAGACCTGTTCCGGTTACACCACATCAATTTGCCAAACTTGCTGACACATTACGCCAAGAACGCGATCGCAATTTTTCGACTTGGTTAATTTCGGCTCAACCTTCCCGTTCGGTTTCGCTGTTGCAAGAACATGATTGTCCAGCGCAGTTTATCCCAAATCCCCGCGATTACCTAGCAATTGAAAAGCTGCAAATCAACCATATACCTGTAGCACTCAAGTATTCTGGGTTAGCGGAACTCGAAGGTTTTATTCTCCCCACCTTCCGCTTGGTAATAGTTACAGATAGGGAATTTTACGGACAGCATTCCTTAGCTACACCAAGCTATATTCGCAAGCGCCGCCAAGCTGCATCAAAGCAAGTTGACCCCAATAAGCTACGTCCGGGAGATTATGTAGTTCACCGCAGTCACGGGATTGGTAAATTTGTCAAACTTGAAAGTCTGACAATTAATGATGAAACCCGCGATTATATTGTGGTGCAGTATGCTGACGGTTTGCTGAGAGTTGCAGCCGATCAAGTTGGTTCTTTATCGCGGTTCCGCACTACCGCCGATAAAGCACCCGAACTGCACAAAATGACGGGTAAAGCTTGGGAAAATACCAAAAATAAAGTCCGCAAAGCCATCAAGAAATTGGCAGTGGACTTGCTGAAATTATATGCAGCGCGATCGCAACAACAAGGCTTTAGTTACCCACAAGATATGCCTTGGCAAGAGGAAATGGAAGATTCTTTCCCCTACCAACCGACTACAGACCAGCTAAAAGCTGTGCAAGATGTTAAACGCGACATGGAAAGCGATCGCCCAATGGATCGCTTGGTTTGTGGTGATGTCGGTTTCGGGAAAACGGAAGTTGCAATTCGCGCTATTTTCAAAGCTGTCACCGCAGGAAAACAAGTGGCTTTACTTGCGCCAACAACCATCCTCACCCAGCAACATTACCACACCCTCAAAGAACGCTTTGCTCCTTATCCGGTGAATGTTGGCTTACTCAACCGCTTCCGGACTGCTGAAGAACGGCGAGAAATTCAAAAGCGCTTATCGACGGGGGAACTAGATGTAGTGGTTGGTACACACCAACTTTTAGGCAAAGGTGTATCTTTCCGGGATTTAGGACTATTGGTTGTAGATGAAGAACAACGCTTTGGCGTTAACCAAAAGGAGAAAATTAAAAGCCTCAAAACTCAGGTGGATGTGCTGACACTCTCCGCTACGCCTATCCCCCGTACCTTATATATGTCTTTGTCGGGGATTCGGGAAATGAGCTTAATTACCACACCACCCCCATCCCGGCGACCAATTCAAACTCATCTTGCCCAGATGAATTATGAAACTATCCGTACAGCTATTCGTCAAGAGTTAGACAGAGGGGGGCAAGTATTTTACGTAGTTCCCCGAGTAGAAGGAATCGAAGAGACAACAGCAAAATTGCGCGAAATTATTCCCTCAGCTAGGTTTGCTGTAGCTCACGGTCAAATGGATGAAGGACAATTAGAATCAACAATGCTTACCTTTAACAATGGTGATGCAGAGATTTTAGTTTGTACCACAATTATTGAATCTGGTTTAGATATTCCCAGAGTCAACACCATTTTAATTGAAGATGCCCACCGCTTTGGATTGTCACAATTGTATCAATTACGGGGTCGTGTGGGACGTGCGGGGATTCAAGCTCACGCCTGGTTATTTTACCCCCAGCAGCGGACATTATCGGAAGCTGCACGGCAGAGATTGCGGGCGATTCAGGAATTTACGCAATTGGGGTCTGGGTATCAACTAGCAATGCGCGACATGGAAATTCGCGGTGTCGGGAACTTGCTAGGTGCAGAACAATCCGGTCAAATGGATGCGATCGGCTTTGATTTGTATATGGAAATGTTGGAAGAATCCATTCGCGAAATCCGTGGACAAGAAATTCCCAAAGTTGACGATACGCAAATTGACCTCAACCTCACAGCATTCATTCCCGCCGATTACATCCCCGACTTAGATCAGAAGATGAGTGCTTACCGTGCAGTAGCAGCAGCGAAATCCAGAGAAGAATTAAACCAGATTCAAGCCGAATGGAGCGATCGCTACGGTACAATTCCAGCGCCAGCTAGTCAATTATTGCGGGTGATGGAACTCAAACAGCTAGCCAAGAAATTAGGATTTAGTCGCATTAAACCTGAAAACAAACAGCACATCATTTTAGAAACCCCAATGGAAGAACCAGCTTGGAACTTACTCGCTGCGAATTTACCAGAGAGTTTGAAAACGCGGTTTGTCTATTCTCCAGGTAAAGTCACAGTGAGGGGTTTAGCAGTTCTCAAAGCAGATAAACAACTGCAGAGTTTACTTGATGCGATGAGTAAAATGCAGGGTGCGATTCCAGAAGCAGCTATTGCTTGA
- a CDS encoding bifunctional transcriptional activator/DNA repair enzyme AdaA, whose product MQTVTTHDSKDYQRIAQAIAFMRQAHLNQPDLATVAQHIGLSEYHFQRLFTQWVGISPKRFLQYLTVEYAKSQISKTKSLLDLTLDVGLSSPGRLHDLFVNVEAMSPGEFKAAGAGLQIHYGMHETMFGKALIATTDRGVCNLHFLNTTDEQSAVQILQQEWSKAEIIHAQQVTQPLHDLIFGAVSFQEQKPLTLLVKGTNFQIQVWRALLRIPFGGMLTYQSIAEMIGRPTATRAVGNAVGKNPISYLIPCHRVIRESGELGGYRWGLERKTILLAWEAGCTVIDKF is encoded by the coding sequence ATGCAGACTGTAACTACCCATGACAGCAAAGATTATCAGCGGATTGCTCAGGCGATCGCATTTATGCGCCAAGCCCATCTCAACCAACCCGATCTAGCTACTGTTGCCCAGCACATAGGTTTGAGTGAGTATCATTTTCAACGGCTGTTTACTCAGTGGGTAGGCATTAGCCCTAAGCGTTTTTTGCAATATCTCACGGTTGAATATGCTAAATCGCAAATCAGCAAGACTAAAAGCTTACTGGATCTAACATTAGATGTAGGGCTATCAAGTCCAGGCAGATTGCATGATTTATTTGTAAACGTGGAAGCAATGTCCCCTGGTGAATTCAAAGCAGCAGGAGCCGGTTTGCAAATTCACTATGGTATGCATGAGACTATGTTTGGCAAAGCTCTCATCGCTACAACTGATCGTGGTGTTTGCAACCTGCATTTCTTAAATACAACAGATGAGCAATCTGCCGTACAAATACTTCAGCAAGAATGGTCAAAGGCTGAAATTATTCATGCTCAGCAAGTAACTCAACCGTTGCATGACTTGATTTTTGGCGCAGTAAGCTTCCAAGAACAAAAACCTCTAACGCTTTTGGTTAAAGGCACTAACTTTCAGATTCAAGTTTGGCGCGCACTTTTGAGAATACCATTTGGGGGTATGTTAACTTACCAAAGCATTGCCGAAATGATTGGTCGCCCAACTGCTACCAGAGCCGTTGGTAATGCTGTGGGTAAAAATCCTATCTCTTACCTCATCCCCTGTCATCGTGTAATTCGCGAGTCTGGAGAACTTGGTGGTTATCGTTGGGGATTGGAGAGAAAGACTATCCTTTTGGCTTGGGAAGCAGGTTGTACAGTTATAGATAAATTTTAG
- a CDS encoding type II toxin-antitoxin system HicB family antitoxin, which translates to MLYKVPLLLTPQPEGGFTVTSPLLPELVTEGDTVEEALTNVRDALTAVVEAYEDLGRPLPINMRVADINHPLWLETVVTTP; encoded by the coding sequence ATGCTATATAAAGTTCCATTACTGCTGACACCTCAACCTGAAGGCGGATTTACCGTCACATCACCCTTGCTACCCGAACTGGTTACTGAAGGAGATACAGTTGAGGAGGCTTTAACAAATGTTAGAGATGCTTTGACTGCTGTAGTCGAGGCTTATGAGGATTTGGGACGACCTTTACCAATCAATATGCGAGTTGCTGACATCAATCATCCTCTATGGTTGGAAACTGTGGTGACAACTCCATGA
- a CDS encoding Uma2 family endonuclease has protein sequence MLQAASKTLTLEEFLQLPETKPASEYIDGHIIPKPMPQGKHSTLQGELVAAINFVVKPQRIARAFPELRYTFGGRSTVPDIAVFIWSRIPRDENGEVANIFPIAPDWTIEILSPDQSQTKVTKNILHCLKHGTQMGWLIDPDEQTVFVYRPKQETEVFDEPDAILPTPLFASELHLTIKDLLAWLLE, from the coding sequence ATGCTACAAGCCGCAAGTAAAACTCTAACACTCGAAGAGTTTCTGCAGCTACCAGAAACGAAACCTGCTAGTGAGTATATTGATGGTCATATTATCCCCAAACCGATGCCACAAGGGAAACATAGCACGTTGCAAGGAGAACTTGTAGCTGCGATCAATTTTGTAGTTAAACCTCAGCGTATTGCTCGTGCATTTCCTGAATTGCGTTATACCTTCGGCGGACGTTCAACTGTACCAGATATCGCAGTCTTTATCTGGAGTAGGATTCCCCGCGATGAAAATGGGGAAGTTGCTAACATATTCCCCATTGCTCCCGATTGGACAATTGAAATTTTGTCTCCCGATCAAAGCCAAACAAAGGTAACCAAAAATATTCTGCATTGTCTCAAGCATGGAACTCAAATGGGATGGTTGATTGATCCAGATGAGCAAACTGTATTTGTTTATCGCCCTAAGCAAGAAACTGAGGTGTTTGACGAGCCAGATGCAATCCTACCTACGCCATTGTTTGCGAGTGAGTTACATCTGACAATTAAGGATTTGTTGGCTTGGTTATTGGAGTGA
- a CDS encoding hemolysin family protein gives MSSMTFEILIILVLIIANGVFSMSEMAIVSARKVRLQQLANQGDAKARAALKLAESPNQFFSTIQIGITLIGILTGAFGGATIAEKLAVYVKLIPFLAAYSQPVSFGLVVLIITYLSLIVGELVPKRLALNNPEGIAAFVAIPMRALAVIASPAVYLLSASTEMVLRVLGITPSTEPQVTEEEIKILIEQGTEAGTFEEAEQDMVERVFRLGDRPVSAFMTPRPDIVWLDLEDSPEENREKMVDSAYSRYPVCQEGLDNVLGVIPVTDLLARSFKGEPLDLTVGLRQPVFVPESTRGLKVLELFKQTITHMALVVDEYGVIQGLVTLNDIMSEIVGDVPADPSQDQPQAVQREDGSWLLDGMLPVEEFLEIFDMEEWQPDERGSYQTLGGFVITHLGRIPAAADHFEWQGMRFEVMDMDGNRVDKVLVIPRNNKSTESTES, from the coding sequence ATGTCCTCCATGACTTTTGAAATTTTAATCATTTTGGTATTAATTATTGCCAATGGGGTGTTTTCTATGTCCGAGATGGCGATCGTCTCGGCGCGTAAGGTAAGGTTACAGCAGTTGGCTAATCAAGGAGACGCAAAAGCACGAGCAGCATTAAAACTGGCTGAGTCTCCCAATCAATTTTTTTCTACCATTCAAATTGGGATTACCCTAATTGGAATTCTGACTGGTGCTTTTGGTGGCGCGACTATTGCCGAGAAATTAGCGGTATATGTGAAGTTAATACCTTTCCTCGCAGCGTATAGTCAGCCAGTTTCCTTTGGGCTAGTGGTTTTAATTATCACTTATTTGTCGCTGATTGTGGGCGAATTAGTACCGAAACGTTTGGCGTTAAATAATCCAGAAGGGATTGCAGCCTTTGTGGCGATTCCGATGCGGGCTTTAGCTGTGATCGCATCTCCAGCAGTTTATCTTTTAAGTGCTTCTACTGAAATGGTTTTAAGGGTATTAGGAATTACACCTTCTACCGAGCCACAAGTCACGGAAGAAGAAATTAAAATCTTAATTGAGCAAGGCACTGAGGCTGGTACTTTTGAAGAAGCTGAACAGGATATGGTAGAGCGAGTATTTCGCTTAGGCGATCGCCCAGTCAGTGCTTTTATGACACCTCGTCCTGATATTGTCTGGTTAGATTTGGAAGACAGCCCAGAAGAAAACCGCGAGAAAATGGTGGATAGTGCCTATTCTCGGTATCCAGTTTGTCAAGAAGGATTAGATAACGTGCTGGGTGTCATCCCGGTGACAGACTTATTAGCTAGGAGTTTTAAAGGTGAACCCCTCGATTTAACTGTGGGATTACGACAGCCTGTATTTGTGCCAGAGAGTACCCGTGGCTTAAAAGTTTTGGAGTTATTTAAACAAACTATTACCCACATGGCGCTGGTAGTGGATGAATATGGTGTAATTCAAGGACTAGTAACCCTCAACGATATCATGAGCGAAATTGTGGGTGATGTGCCAGCCGATCCCAGTCAGGATCAACCCCAAGCTGTGCAACGAGAGGATGGTTCCTGGCTGTTAGATGGAATGTTACCTGTAGAAGAATTTTTAGAAATATTTGATATGGAGGAATGGCAACCAGATGAGCGAGGTAGCTATCAAACTTTGGGTGGTTTTGTCATCACTCATCTAGGGCGCATACCCGCCGCAGCAGATCATTTTGAATGGCAGGGTATGCGTTTTGAAGTCATGGATATGGATGGCAACAGAGTTGATAAAGTACTAGTGATTCCCAGAAATAATAAATCCACAGAGTCTACGGAATCTTAG